From one Fibrobacter sp. genomic stretch:
- a CDS encoding sodium-dependent transporter, which produces MNKNRDNWGSKLGVILAVAGSAVGLGNFLRFPVQAATNGGGSFIIPYLIAFLLLGIPLSWMEWTLGRAAGGKRHGTAPGGFHYILGKKPWAKHLGSLCILPPLFISFYYMFIQSWILAFTYYSATGKLMEVVAGGYGPMKEFFGNYIMLNTQIGPFPAAILFFLITFACNMGLLSFGVRKGIERVNKITMPILLVMGLILVGRVLTIDGIGKGLAFVWNPNLSEITNPTVWLAASGQVFFTMSLGMGIVFCYASYLKPKEDLVLSSLTAASTNGFAEIILGGTIVIPMAVLIAGANIEECAKLGTFGLGFQTMPFVFGQLPFGGFFQTLWFGMLFIAGVTSAISIIQPLISFCEDDLKQSRKGAITSVSIVTFLGGLVGIFGLAAGAVDEFDFWGGSFLLVFIGTIQAFIFSFILGKRKVKLDDGSEESEAFALMNEGAALKLPKFFRFIIRYVCPTYLAIVLVAWLIHDGWAVVSLQGVPADAMVTFLGHQMSQISFTWGVRIFLLLCTVLLNVLIYLAWRKGDPADQPPTPTHKQNMPVGDSDVIEPKVKEA; this is translated from the coding sequence ATGAATAAAAATCGCGATAACTGGGGCTCCAAACTTGGAGTCATTTTGGCGGTGGCAGGGTCTGCCGTCGGTCTTGGCAATTTTCTTCGATTCCCGGTGCAGGCAGCCACAAACGGCGGCGGCTCCTTCATTATCCCCTACCTGATAGCTTTCCTGCTCCTGGGCATTCCCCTTTCCTGGATGGAATGGACCTTGGGACGTGCAGCAGGCGGTAAGCGTCACGGAACGGCTCCGGGCGGATTCCACTATATCCTGGGAAAGAAGCCTTGGGCAAAGCACCTGGGCTCCCTCTGTATTCTGCCCCCGCTGTTCATCAGTTTCTACTACATGTTCATCCAGTCCTGGATTCTTGCATTCACATACTATTCCGCAACCGGAAAGTTGATGGAAGTTGTTGCTGGCGGCTACGGCCCCATGAAGGAATTCTTCGGCAACTACATTATGCTGAACACCCAAATTGGTCCCTTCCCCGCAGCAATCCTGTTCTTCCTCATTACCTTCGCCTGCAACATGGGCCTGCTCAGTTTCGGTGTCCGCAAGGGCATTGAACGCGTCAACAAGATTACCATGCCGATACTCTTGGTTATGGGACTTATTCTCGTTGGACGTGTACTGACTATCGATGGCATCGGCAAGGGTCTTGCCTTTGTTTGGAACCCCAACCTTTCTGAAATCACCAACCCCACCGTTTGGCTAGCCGCCTCGGGCCAGGTGTTCTTTACCATGAGCCTTGGCATGGGTATTGTGTTCTGCTACGCAAGCTACCTTAAGCCCAAGGAAGACCTGGTTCTTTCCTCCCTCACAGCAGCCTCTACCAACGGTTTCGCAGAAATCATCCTGGGCGGCACCATCGTGATTCCCATGGCTGTTCTTATCGCCGGAGCCAACATCGAGGAATGCGCCAAGCTTGGCACCTTCGGACTTGGTTTCCAGACCATGCCTTTCGTATTCGGCCAGCTGCCCTTTGGCGGATTCTTCCAGACTTTGTGGTTCGGCATGTTATTTATTGCCGGCGTCACTAGCGCTATTTCCATTATCCAACCCCTTATCAGTTTCTGCGAAGACGACCTGAAGCAGAGCCGCAAGGGCGCCATCACTTCCGTCAGTATCGTCACCTTCCTTGGTGGCCTTGTAGGCATTTTCGGCCTCGCCGCCGGCGCCGTTGACGAATTCGACTTCTGGGGAGGAAGCTTCCTCCTGGTGTTCATCGGAACGATCCAGGCATTCATCTTCTCCTTCATCCTAGGTAAGCGTAAAGTCAAGCTTGACGATGGCTCAGAAGAATCCGAGGCATTCGCCCTGATGAACGAGGGCGCCGCCCTCAAGCTTCCCAAGTTCTTTAGATTCATCATCCGCTATGTCTGCCCAACATACCTGGCCATCGTGCTGGTAGCTTGGCTTATCCATGACGGTTGGGCCGTTGTAAGCCTGCAGGGAGTTCCTGCCGACGCCATGGTGACCTTCCTTGGCCACCAGATGAGCCAGATTTCATTTACCTGGGGAGTGAGAATCTTCCTGCTGCTCTGCACCGTTCTCCTGAACGTGCTGATCTATCTTGCCTGGCGCAAGGGCGATCCCGCTGACCAGCCCCCCACCCCCACTCACAAGCAGAACATGCCCGTCGGCGATTCCGATGTTATTGAACCTAAGGTCAAGGAGGCCTAG
- a CDS encoding SDR family oxidoreductase: MTDVKGKWTLITGGCRGVGRLTAIEMAKLGANIILQGRDKAHAEPVIAELKQYGVEVRAVGCNLENESEIDAALAEIDSWGIQVDFVYNNAGLMSHYFQDYLTNTMCDFRHAMEVNFFAPVKICYHFLPGMVKRGFGRMQLTTSGIANEPELSGYAAAKAALTKFVQDFACKLNGTDVMMNLMDPGWLRTDLGGPNAPNAPETVIPGSMMGVLLDDKKSGRWFSAQEFTGMSLTDALAKAAKVQ, from the coding sequence ATGACTGACGTTAAGGGCAAATGGACCTTGATTACTGGCGGCTGCCGTGGTGTAGGTCGCCTCACCGCCATCGAAATGGCAAAGCTTGGTGCAAATATCATTCTGCAGGGACGTGATAAGGCTCACGCTGAACCTGTGATTGCAGAACTTAAGCAGTATGGTGTAGAAGTCCGTGCAGTTGGCTGCAATTTGGAAAATGAATCCGAAATTGACGCCGCTTTGGCCGAAATCGACTCCTGGGGCATCCAGGTAGACTTTGTCTACAATAACGCTGGTCTTATGAGCCATTATTTCCAGGATTATTTGACCAACACCATGTGTGATTTCCGTCACGCCATGGAAGTTAATTTCTTCGCGCCCGTAAAAATTTGCTATCATTTCTTGCCGGGTATGGTAAAGCGTGGTTTTGGTCGCATGCAGCTTACTACAAGTGGCATCGCCAACGAACCGGAACTTTCTGGTTACGCAGCAGCCAAGGCAGCCCTCACGAAGTTTGTTCAAGATTTTGCATGCAAACTAAATGGGACTGACGTGATGATGAACCTTATGGACCCGGGTTGGCTTCGTACCGATCTTGGTGGTCCTAACGCTCCCAACGCACCCGAGACGGTTATTCCGGGCTCCATGATGGGCGTTCTTCTGGACGACAAGAAGAGTGGCCGCTGGTTCTCCGCTCAGGAATTTACCGGAATGAGTTTGACTGACGCATTGGCAAAGGCTGCCAAGGTTCAGTAA
- a CDS encoding right-handed parallel beta-helix repeat-containing protein — protein MEKKFLFAGLALCAVHAFSSVYYVATDGSDSAVGSKEKPFASLNKANAVVHAGDTVWIRGGVYDLNDTVYYKRYEMTAGILLTASGESDNKRIYYFAYPGERPIFDGTNLPIGQACRNKGTIDSVMTTSPIVVAAKYLHLKGFEVRNTPMKCNSNSGIFLYASKHIILEQIDSHHNAGPGIFIHDGASGGGGHLVLNCDAHDNYDPTGWQGDGENADGFGVHYQHDGDTTRFVGCRSWWNSDDGYDVLAQEFPVIVENSYAMGNGYIKYGTATPPGVNGHGFKMGYSRTGAGHHIIKNCVAWKNVANGFYSNYTNAGCTWINNTAYKNGDRSFGMASTTYDADLNRTADVMPLFGDNAHVLKNNIAIPNKNSQIGSCWMKDATHDEYVDCPTGENNTWNFKLDLTEDDFMSLDDPSLTVTGEDLSKIPGILGPRNPDGSVPDLNFLKLKEGSRAIDKGEDIGQSFVGAAPDLGAYEFGMIKSSSSDNTTSIKADFAASVEVSGEVSVFDMQGRFLGSLRVEQFGGITVADVLKAKFKTPGLYLVRKGNLSQKIAVGF, from the coding sequence ATGGAGAAAAAGTTCCTTTTTGCGGGGCTCGCCCTGTGCGCAGTCCATGCTTTCAGTTCGGTTTATTATGTAGCAACCGATGGTAGCGATAGTGCAGTCGGTTCCAAGGAAAAGCCTTTCGCTTCCCTCAACAAGGCGAATGCCGTTGTGCATGCTGGCGATACGGTCTGGATTCGTGGGGGCGTGTACGACCTGAACGACACGGTTTACTACAAGCGCTACGAGATGACGGCGGGCATTCTTTTGACCGCCAGCGGCGAAAGCGACAACAAGCGCATTTATTACTTCGCATACCCTGGGGAGCGCCCGATTTTTGACGGCACAAATCTCCCTATCGGTCAAGCCTGCAGGAACAAGGGAACCATCGACAGCGTCATGACGACGTCTCCCATTGTGGTGGCGGCAAAATACCTGCATCTGAAAGGTTTTGAAGTCCGTAACACTCCCATGAAGTGCAATTCCAATTCCGGAATTTTCCTTTACGCCAGTAAGCATATTATTCTGGAACAAATCGACAGCCATCATAATGCGGGCCCGGGAATTTTCATTCATGACGGAGCCTCTGGAGGCGGTGGCCATCTTGTGTTGAACTGCGACGCCCACGACAATTACGACCCCACGGGCTGGCAGGGCGATGGCGAAAACGCCGATGGCTTTGGCGTACATTATCAGCACGACGGCGATACTACAAGATTTGTGGGATGCCGTTCCTGGTGGAACAGCGACGACGGCTATGACGTTCTTGCGCAGGAATTCCCTGTCATTGTAGAAAACAGCTATGCCATGGGCAATGGTTATATCAAGTATGGAACTGCAACGCCTCCGGGAGTAAATGGCCACGGCTTTAAGATGGGTTACAGTCGCACAGGTGCCGGCCATCATATCATTAAAAATTGTGTGGCCTGGAAAAACGTAGCTAACGGTTTCTATTCCAATTATACCAATGCTGGCTGCACTTGGATCAACAACACCGCTTATAAAAATGGAGACCGCTCATTCGGTATGGCCTCCACTACTTATGATGCAGATCTGAATCGCACCGCAGATGTGATGCCCTTGTTTGGCGATAACGCCCACGTGCTGAAGAACAACATCGCCATCCCGAATAAGAATTCCCAGATTGGATCTTGCTGGATGAAGGATGCAACTCATGATGAGTATGTGGATTGTCCTACCGGCGAAAACAACACCTGGAACTTTAAGCTGGATTTGACGGAAGACGACTTCATGAGTCTCGATGATCCCAGCTTGACGGTGACGGGCGAGGACCTCTCCAAGATTCCTGGAATTTTAGGCCCGCGAAATCCTGATGGTAGTGTTCCCGATTTGAACTTCCTGAAGCTGAAGGAAGGCAGCCGCGCCATCGACAAGGGCGAAGACATTGGCCAGTCTTTTGTTGGCGCAGCACCTGATTTGGGAGCCTATGAATTCGGAATGATCAAGTCCAGCAGCTCCGACAACACAACTTCCATCAAGGCAGATTTCGCCGCATCTGTGGAGGTCTCTGGGGAAGTATCCGTATTTGACATGCAGGGGCGTTTCCTGGGTTCCTTGCGTGTAGAACAGTTTGGAGGAATAACGGTTGCCGACGTCTTAAAGGCTAAATTCAAAACGCCAGGACTCTATCTGGTTCGAAAGGGAAATCTTTCTCAGAAAATTGCTGTAGGGTTCTAG
- a CDS encoding deaminase, producing MNSNSSRAKLRDEVYTQMMVAQARLSKDQNTQMGAILVSADGRVISTGYNGAPAGFDDETVPYTREKQLLAYDLLDADSGELISHHEFEANKYPFMVHAEINALHYARGKVPEGSKLYVIGFPCERCALDVSLSGVSEVFVTKDDYDPKSTLNNSRDTAYYMFAQAGIVVTLCGKRVRPVVSKPNK from the coding sequence ATGAATAGCAATTCTTCTCGTGCAAAGCTCCGCGACGAAGTCTACACCCAGATGATGGTGGCGCAGGCTCGTCTTTCTAAAGATCAGAACACCCAGATGGGCGCAATCCTCGTGTCTGCTGACGGCCGAGTCATCAGTACGGGCTACAATGGCGCTCCCGCTGGTTTTGACGACGAAACCGTTCCCTATACCCGCGAAAAGCAGCTGTTGGCCTACGACCTTCTGGATGCCGATTCCGGGGAACTGATCAGCCATCACGAATTCGAGGCCAACAAGTATCCCTTCATGGTTCATGCCGAGATCAATGCCCTGCATTACGCCCGCGGCAAGGTACCTGAAGGATCCAAGCTTTATGTCATCGGCTTCCCTTGTGAACGCTGCGCTTTGGATGTGAGCCTTTCCGGCGTATCCGAAGTGTTTGTTACAAAGGATGATTACGATCCCAAGTCCACCTTGAACAACAGCCGCGATACCGCCTACTACATGTTTGCACAGGCAGGTATTGTTGTTACCTTGTGCGGTAAGCGCGTTCGCCCGGTGGTGAGCAAGCCCAATAAGTAA
- a CDS encoding MFS transporter — MKLYKYHGAIPFFFAVFFGAFTQMGIFVHFQTWLSANYQDSAFIWRSFLLQVAMFVPSIIMMPIASYFVGKQSKSRAMGWSGIIAVAALIAISVCYVTDCNWVAFGLVGVYGLAYALHVPARLSAMKEIFDGSDLVKANAWFMIYYVLGVALAAYLGFTGFNQILFIYLGAAVATTIFSFFSRVGKRDDSAKYRSARRVFSATWKIPSAKLAILGLSAFWGVMQILMLLAQHMTSHSVDNTFSLTSAGFIVTVTLTGAGIIIGAIIASASSKGFVETGLIPFAAIASALVMYLIPFVQIDWLQAILYSILGISTGAAFVILRATIQNLTKPNTAGRIHAVSNMIQMIVLSILMGGQTLLLIFTRCEVRHCFLILAVMFTLTFILTLRSNHMTLLRAGLRFAFSFVFRYRVIVKGSENIPESGPALLIGPHFSYIDWAVLQMASPRPLRIASNRNTFADWYQRWLFHGKFLIPINRRDPKPAMDEIHQALLNGEVVVIFPEGEVSKSPFISKFSLSYSEAVNDTGAQIIPFYIQGLWGSRYSHASESVNRPQYYNRIVSVGFSKARPVTDSEEQIRADLQALSADVWNMAMDHSKPIVPLWFRAMRKRRNRPILIDPAGNHVSGHGMLRLCHRFGDKIHSVAKGERRVGFMLPTSRDAALGIMSILGTGKTSVNLNYTAPVDTVLGCIEKADVSTVVTTRAFLTKLSSKNSAFDEIAKRCKMIYLDEEEENLGSIGRLLDAAKIKFFPAKLLKFLWFKSGKLNDDALILFSSGSEGTPKGVQLTHKNIVANAQQMDYIIKLHRGDVMTSLLPLFHSFGFTMTFMAPMLDGVPMVLCPDPTDIKTLARVCAQYKTTILMGTPTFLRAIAINRWVHPMCLDTLRYIVAGAEKLRPEMREAFKLKFGKDIYEAYGCTELSPLATLNAPNVLLDDFLTMGKCNDTSSIGMAIPGSITAIIDPETNEFLDPSSEGMIVVSGPQVMKGYLKDPEKTASVVFEKDGRRWYKTGDKGTHTPDGFVQILGRYSRFAKLGGEMISLTAVELRLAETKLLEGMEFAVTAVPDSVKGERIVLLVNGNFDEEDLSRKIRKSGIPPLMIPGSVFKVNNIPKLGSGKWDFTNMKKMAIELVDGTKK; from the coding sequence ATGAAGTTGTATAAGTACCACGGAGCCATTCCCTTCTTTTTTGCTGTGTTCTTCGGGGCATTCACCCAGATGGGAATCTTTGTCCACTTCCAGACCTGGCTTAGCGCCAACTACCAGGATTCAGCCTTCATTTGGAGAAGTTTCCTACTACAGGTGGCCATGTTCGTGCCAAGCATCATCATGATGCCAATTGCCAGCTACTTTGTCGGCAAGCAATCAAAGAGCCGAGCCATGGGATGGTCAGGCATCATTGCCGTAGCAGCCCTTATTGCCATCTCGGTCTGTTATGTGACAGACTGCAACTGGGTCGCCTTCGGGCTAGTTGGCGTCTACGGTCTTGCCTACGCCTTGCACGTTCCCGCACGACTTAGTGCCATGAAGGAAATCTTTGACGGGAGTGATCTGGTAAAGGCCAACGCCTGGTTCATGATCTACTACGTGCTGGGAGTTGCCCTGGCAGCCTACCTAGGCTTCACCGGATTCAACCAGATCCTGTTCATATACCTGGGCGCAGCTGTGGCTACCACGATATTCAGCTTCTTTAGCCGTGTTGGTAAGCGAGATGATTCAGCAAAGTATCGTTCTGCACGTCGCGTATTCAGTGCCACATGGAAGATACCCAGCGCAAAGCTTGCCATTCTGGGATTGTCTGCCTTCTGGGGTGTAATGCAGATTCTGATGCTTTTAGCTCAGCACATGACAAGCCACAGTGTTGACAACACCTTCAGCCTTACCTCTGCAGGATTTATCGTTACAGTAACCCTTACAGGAGCAGGCATTATTATCGGAGCGATCATTGCCAGCGCCTCTTCCAAGGGCTTTGTGGAAACTGGGCTTATCCCCTTTGCAGCCATCGCCTCCGCCCTGGTTATGTATCTGATTCCCTTTGTACAGATTGATTGGCTGCAGGCTATTCTTTACAGTATTCTTGGCATCAGCACCGGTGCTGCATTCGTGATTCTTCGTGCAACAATCCAGAATTTGACCAAGCCCAATACGGCTGGGCGAATTCATGCAGTATCGAACATGATCCAGATGATAGTTCTTTCCATTCTTATGGGTGGACAGACCCTGCTGCTCATCTTTACAAGGTGCGAAGTACGTCACTGTTTCCTAATTCTAGCAGTGATGTTCACCTTGACTTTCATCCTGACTCTAAGAAGTAATCACATGACTCTTTTACGCGCAGGCCTCCGCTTTGCCTTCAGCTTTGTATTCCGTTACCGCGTAATCGTAAAGGGTAGCGAAAACATTCCCGAAAGTGGTCCTGCCCTCTTGATTGGTCCTCACTTCAGCTACATCGACTGGGCAGTGCTCCAGATGGCAAGTCCCCGTCCTCTTCGCATTGCAAGCAACCGCAACACCTTTGCAGACTGGTACCAGCGTTGGCTGTTCCACGGCAAGTTCCTGATTCCCATCAACCGCCGCGATCCCAAGCCCGCCATGGACGAAATCCACCAAGCATTGCTCAACGGAGAAGTGGTGGTTATCTTCCCCGAAGGTGAAGTATCCAAGTCACCCTTCATTTCAAAGTTCTCCCTCAGCTATTCCGAAGCCGTTAACGACACCGGCGCACAGATTATTCCCTTCTACATTCAGGGCCTTTGGGGCAGCCGTTACAGCCATGCCTCCGAGTCCGTCAATCGTCCCCAGTATTACAATCGTATCGTTAGCGTAGGTTTCTCCAAGGCTCGTCCCGTAACGGACTCTGAGGAACAAATCCGTGCTGATTTGCAGGCACTGAGTGCTGACGTTTGGAACATGGCTATGGATCATTCCAAGCCCATCGTTCCCCTCTGGTTTAGGGCAATGCGCAAGCGTCGCAACCGTCCCATTTTGATTGATCCCGCAGGCAACCACGTTTCTGGTCACGGCATGCTCCGCCTCTGCCACCGCTTTGGCGACAAGATTCACTCTGTCGCCAAGGGCGAACGCCGCGTAGGCTTCATGCTCCCCACCAGTCGCGATGCAGCTCTCGGCATCATGTCCATTCTCGGTACCGGCAAGACCTCCGTAAACTTGAACTACACCGCCCCTGTGGACACCGTCCTTGGATGTATCGAGAAGGCCGACGTTTCTACGGTGGTTACCACCCGCGCCTTCCTCACAAAACTTTCCAGCAAGAACTCGGCCTTCGATGAAATCGCCAAACGCTGCAAGATGATCTATCTTGACGAGGAAGAAGAAAATCTCGGTTCCATCGGCCGCCTGCTGGATGCTGCCAAGATTAAGTTCTTCCCGGCGAAATTGCTGAAGTTCCTGTGGTTTAAATCCGGCAAACTTAACGACGACGCCTTGATTCTCTTCAGCTCGGGTTCCGAAGGTACTCCCAAGGGTGTACAGCTGACTCATAAGAACATCGTCGCCAACGCCCAGCAGATGGATTATATCATCAAGCTGCACCGCGGTGACGTAATGACATCTCTATTGCCGCTGTTCCACTCCTTCGGTTTCACCATGACCTTCATGGCCCCCATGCTTGACGGTGTTCCCATGGTGCTTTGCCCCGACCCCACCGATATCAAGACCTTGGCACGTGTTTGCGCCCAGTACAAGACAACCATCCTTATGGGTACCCCCACCTTCCTCCGCGCCATCGCCATCAACCGCTGGGTTCACCCCATGTGTCTCGACACCTTGCGATACATTGTTGCCGGCGCAGAAAAACTCCGCCCCGAAATGCGCGAAGCCTTCAAGCTGAAGTTCGGTAAGGACATCTACGAAGCCTACGGCTGTACAGAACTTTCTCCCCTGGCCACCCTGAACGCTCCCAACGTGCTGTTGGACGACTTCCTGACCATGGGCAAGTGCAACGATACATCCAGTATCGGCATGGCTATTCCTGGTTCCATTACTGCAATTATCGACCCGGAAACCAATGAGTTCCTGGATCCCTCCTCCGAAGGCATGATTGTGGTCAGCGGCCCCCAGGTAATGAAGGGTTACCTGAAGGATCCCGAAAAGACCGCAAGCGTTGTATTCGAGAAGGATGGACGCCGCTGGTACAAAACCGGCGACAAGGGCACCCACACCCCCGACGGCTTCGTACAGATTCTCGGTCGATACAGCCGATTCGCCAAGCTTGGCGGCGAAATGATTTCCCTGACTGCCGTGGAACTTCGCCTTGCAGAAACCAAGCTGCTGGAAGGCATGGAATTCGCCGTTACCGCAGTACCAGACTCCGTCAAGGGTGAACGCATCGTTCTTCTCGTCAACGGAAACTTCGACGAAGAGGATCTGTCTCGCAAGATCCGCAAGTCCGGCATTCCGCCGCTCATGATTCCGGGTTCCGTGTTCAAGGTGAACAATATTCCCAAGCTGGGTTCCGGCAAGTGGGACTTCACCAACATGAAGAAAATGGCCATCGAACTGGTAGACGGAACTAAGAAATAA